One Melitaea cinxia chromosome 20, ilMelCinx1.1, whole genome shotgun sequence DNA segment encodes these proteins:
- the LOC123663362 gene encoding egalitarian protein homolog, producing MESMEYELARNLTLLFFVERLLDKGEPRTLHDLSCQFGAKGFTKEMRQIAGGSQSGLKKFLAQYPALFNIDGDYVDINTFQRHPSGAGASSNNDYIEEAKEYFASKMIQYGEGTEVPIKSLLGHRSQASPQVRHISGQRIKEFKEFLMKHPDTFQIIEDNVVLVSDINHRRDNAHGNSEQFHNLPVANINTDTAQQLLDYVAQCIEAKGPVMVDQLFHLIVSRFPQEYWYQMFKTPADLSAFLKIFSDSFHVQSNLVTLISKPKIPVMYLNAKSKVKTDPPKQVVEEKPVSPAPPVSESPTPSDGTKSPANRILSPVESPRGPQANIANQTLKQRINSIVIKNLAENMVRDRVNNHLNARAAEETNGIMNIRNNMMGEAWRQKVLQSATVIANVRECATLIDSIMNVKRTTKSIVSFDCEGINLGLKGVLTLCQIATMNGEVYILDIMACPGMVVEGKIKELLESESVVKIIHDCRNDSVNLHNQFEITLKNVFDTQAAHAVLQLQQQGVPVYKVKNLSLNALCELYNAPMNPMKEQLKNVYRRDQRYWARRPLTKDMIIYAASDVLSLVNPAIYTYMSTSIKPENQQLFEELSNEQVFMHIQPTEVKLRKRQRKINTEVGELKQKLAETTKNIVLSNREIRLLRYLELTEEEKEKLKGCHKISKKLEKLEAMGQDKDSDSDDDEKENEMASLESNPSDSISSPHSTQPPSLTESMQMMDEILSDTNMDKVEKINRLEAILSAVAPLSGELEDKFSQTMEQTLPLLKNKDWSNLSQILNIGDTDSKNCCCKCHNSGDDVKCNDLNETKRTEVASQTLSTGDIVITRIHFREEDKLNERILDASPPNKRVGINNMS from the coding sequence ATGGAATCAATGGAATATGAGCTCGCTAGAAATCTCACTCTGTTGTTTTTCGTGGAGCGCCTGCTCGATAAAGGCGAGCCGAGAACGTTGCACGATCTTTCCTGTCAGTTTGGTGCCAAGGGTTTCACCAAGGAGATGCGTCAGATCGCTGGCGGATCGCAGTCGGGCCTGAAGAAGTTCCTGGCTCAATATCCCGCGTTGTTCAACATAGACGGGGACTATGTTGATATTAACACGTTTCAAAGGCATCCTAGCGGCGCTGGCGCGTCATCCAACAACGATTACATCGAGGAAGCGAAGGAATACTTCGCCAGTAAAATGATTCAGTATGGTGAGGGAACGGAAGTGCCGATAAAGAGTCTCCTGGGTCACCGCAGTCAAGCCTCCCCGCAGGTGCGCCACATCTCTGGGCAGCGCATCAAAGAGTTCAAGGAGTTCCTCATGAAGCACCCGGACACCTTCCAGATTATCGAAGATAACGTGGTTCTAGTCAGTGATATTAATCATAGGCGAGATAATGCACATGGCAACTCTGAGCAGTTTCACAATTTGCCAGTGGCTAATATTAACACAGACACTGCTCAACAGCTATTGGATTATGTTGCACAGTGTATTGAGGCCAAGGGCCCAGTTATGGTGGACCAACTGTTTCATCTTATTGTGTCACGCTTCCCACAAGAGTACTGGTATCAGATGTTCAAAACACCGGCCGACTTGAGtgcttttttgaaaatattttcagaTAGCTTTCATGTACAATCAAATCTCGTCACATTAATTAGCAAGCCAAAAATACCTGTAATGTATCTAAATGCAAAATCTAAAGTTAAGACTGATCCACCAAAGCAAGTGGTTGAAGAGAAGCCAGTTTCCCCCGCTCCTCCAGTATCAGAGAGTCCTACCCCCTCTGATGGTACAAAAAGCCCTGCAAATAGGATACTCAGCCCCGTTGAATCTCCCCGTGGTCCACAAGCTAATATCGCAAATCAGACACTCAAGCAGAGAATAAATTCAATTGTCATAAAAAACTTAGCAGAAAATATGGTTAGAGACAGAGTAAACAATCATTTAAATGCACGAGCAGCTGAAGAGACAAATGGTATTATGAACATTAGGAACAATATGATGGGTGAAGCTTGGAGACAAAAAGTGTTACAAAGTGCAACAGTCATAGCAAATGTGAGGGAATGTGCTACATTGATTGACAGCATTATGAATGTTAAGCGTACCACAAAAAGCATAGTATCCTTTGATTGTGAAGGTATCAATTTAGGTCTGAAGGGTGTCTTGACTCTATGCCAGATTGCCACAATGAACGGAGAAGTTTACATTCTCGATATTATGGCTTGTCCCGGAATGGTAGTTGAAGGCAAAATAAAAGAGCTTCTAGAGAGTGAATCCgttgtaaaaattattcatgACTGTCGTAATGACTCAGTCAATTTACACAATCAGTTTGAGATAACTTTAAAGAATGTTTTTGATACACAAGCAGCTCATGCCGTATTACAGTTACAACAGCAAGGTGTTCCTGTATACAAAGTGAAAAATTTAAGTCTAAATGCTTTATGTGAATTGTATAATGCTCCCATGAATCCAATGAAGGAGcagttaaaaaatgtttatcgaAGAGATCAACGCTACTGGGCCAGAAGGCCGCTAACAAAAGATATGATCATTTATGCTGCTTCTGATGTACTGTCTTTAGTAAATCCagctatttatacatatatgtcaaCTAGCATTAAACCTGAAAATCAACAGCTTTTTGAAGAACTATCAAATGAACAAGTCTTCATGCACATTCAACCAACGGAAGTAAAATTAAGGAAACGACAGAGAAAAATAAACACAGAAGTTGGTGAACTAAAACAGAAGTTAGCCGAGACCACTAAAAACATTGTCTTAAGCAATAGGGAAATAAGATTACTCAGATACTTAGAACTTACGGAAGAAGAGAAGGAAAAACTTAAAGGCTgtcataaaatttcaaaaaaattagaaaaacttGAAGCAATGGGACAAGATAAGGACAGTGActctgatgatgatgaaaaagaaAACGAGATGGCTAGCTTAGAGTCGAACCCTTCAGATTCCATATCTTCACCACATTCAACACAACCACCAAGCCTCACAGAGTCGATGCAAATGATGGATGAGATTTTATCGGACACTAATATGGACAAAGTTGAAAAAATTAATCGTTTGGAAGCCATTCTCTCGGCTGTGGCGCCATTGAGTGGAGAGCTTGAGGACAAATTTTCTCAAACAATGGAGCAGACATTGCCTCTACTTAAAAACAAAGATTGGTCAAACTTAAGCCAAATCTTAAATATCGGGGACACAGATAGTAAGAACTGTTGCTGCAAATGTCACAACTCTGGGGATGATGTCAAATGCAATGATCTCAATGAAACAAAGAGAACTGAGGTGGCATCGCAGACATTGAGCACGGGGGACATTGTGATCACGAGGATTCACTTCAGAGAGGAGGACAAACTAAATGAGAGGATTCTAGATGCTTCTCCGCCTAACAAGAGGGTAGGTATCAATAATATGTCTTGA
- the LOC123663585 gene encoding sarcoplasmic calcium-binding protein, giving the protein MALSLMRLGFRSAVMNLERSAAVLSNASVQKQIKLIHTKVICNGNVCYIQTIQESRDIEVAEYAGALRRNYSKQHGRPEENRRKKESDSESDSDSDTECKGYDRSEFWRRKMRTVHNILDVDKDGLISFNDFLLFSERFKSLGNLDEKQAKEFSDIIKLTWEEQWGVIDPYNYVTVEQYLEDMNHMLNDKNLKKRAHQWLPYLFKAVDKDKSGYISVEEFKLFFQCLGLDNEHAAVAFAVIDTNMDGKLSLKEFVKLGKDFFFTEDETRVSKMFWGPLINV; this is encoded by the exons ATGGCGTTGTCTCTGATGAGACTGGGTTTTCGTTCCGCTGTAATGAACTTGGAGAGATCAGCGGCTGTTCTCTCAAATGCAAGTGTTCAAAAACAAATTAAG cTGATTCACACAAAAGTGATCTGCAATGGCAACGTGTGCTACATACAGACAATACAAGAGTCTCGAGATATCGAAGTAGCAGAGTACGCAGGAGCACTGAGACGGAACTACAGCAAGCAGCACGGCAGACCAGAGGAGAACCGGAGGAAAAAAGAGTCTGACAGCGAAAGTGACTCCGATTCTGACACGGAGTGCAAGGGTTACGACCGA TCCGAGTTTTGGAGGCGAAAAATGCGCACAGTGCACAACATCCTCGACGTAGACAAGGATGGATTGATCTCATTCAATGACTTCCTGCTATTTTCCGAACGCTTTAAGTCCCTAGGAAATCTGGATGAGAAGCAAGCTAAAGAATTCAGTGATATTATTAAG TTAACATGGGAAGAGCAATGGGGTGTGATAGACCCCTACAACTACGTGACCGTGGAGCAGTATCTAGAAGATATGAACCACATgcttaatgataaaaatttaaagaaaagggCCCACCAATGGCTGCCGTATTTATTTAAg GCAGTTGATAAAGACAAGTCTGGATATATCTCCGTGGAGGAGTTCAAGCTGTTCTTCCAGTGCCTCGGACTCGACAACGAGCACGCGGCCGTTGCCTTTGCAGTTATCGACACTAATATG GACGGCAAGCTATCTCTCAAAGAGTTTGTGAAACTCGGAAAAGATTTCTTCTTTACGGAGGACGAAACGCGAGTCTCCAAGATGTTCTGGGGTCCGCTGATCAATGTCTAG
- the LOC123663775 gene encoding vacuolar protein sorting-associated protein 29 translates to MLVLVLGDLHIPHRCSSLPPKFKKLLLPGRIQHILCTGNLCTKESYDYLKTLASDVHVVRGDFDENSTYPEQKVITVGQFRIGLIHGHQVVPWGDEESLALVQRQLDVDILISGHTHRFEAYEHENKFYINPGSATGAYSPLFRNATPSFVLMDIQSSTVVTYVYKLLGDEVKVERIEYKKA, encoded by the exons Atg tTGGTCTTGGTACTTGGCGATCTTCACATTCCACACCGTTGTAGCAGCCTGCCCCCTAAATTCAAGAAGCTTCTACTTCCAGGACGGATCCAACACATACTTTGCACTGGTAATCTTTGTACCAAAGAGTCCTATGATTACCTGAAGACTTTGGCTAGTGACGTCCATGTTGTTAGAGGAGATTTCGATGAG AACTCAACATATCCTGAACAAAAGGTGATAACTGTTGGTCAGTTTCGTATTGGTCTAATCCATGGTCACCAAGTTGTTCCGTGGGGTGATGAGGAGTCGCTAGCATTAGTGCAGAGACAACTTGATGTGGATATACTTATATCTGGTCACACTCATCGTTTTGAGGCCTATGAACATGAGAATAAGTTTTACATAAACCCAGGATCAGCAACTGGTGCTTACAGTCCATTGTTCAg GAATGCAACACCATCATTCGTACTAATGGACATTCAGAGCTCAACAGTTGTCACGTATGTCTACAAATTGCTCGGAGATGAAGTAAAAGTAGAGAGAATTGAATACAAGAAGGCATag